Below is a genomic region from Anoxybacillus flavithermus.
CAATTTGCGCCTGAAGCATGGGAGATGGGGAAAATACCGACGGATTGGGTGTGTGATCATGCAGGTCGCGATATAGCAGAATGGATACGAACGCAATGGCTTATGAAACAAGTAGACGGAACGATTACGCATTTTTTACGGACGTATGAACGGGTGCAAACACTTAGTCGTTTTGCTTGGCGGATGATTTATGCCCGCTTACTATTCCCGCTTCATTATTTTCAAGCAATTGAAAACTATTACGGAACAGCAGGAGACATAAGACAAGGCTATGAACAGCAATTGAGACAAGTGTTTGAAGAGAGTGATGTGTATGAACAAAAACTTCGCCATTTTCATGACATGACTACTGTTTCCATTCCTCGTCTTGACTGGTTATAAATGTGCTACAATAAAACGGAGGACAATGTGCGAAAGGGGTTAAAAAGATGGGAAGACCGTATGTGTTTATTACAAGAAAATTACCGGACGATATTGTTGCTCCGTTATACGACAAATATGATGTAAACATGTGGCCACATGAGCATCTTGTTGTTCCACGCGACATATTGCTTCAAGAAGCAAATCGGGCGGAAGCGCTGATTACGATGCTATCTGATCGCATTGATGAGGAGCTATTAAAAAACAGCCCTCATCTACGCGTTGTTGCGAATGTAGCAGTCGGTTACGACAATATTGATGTAAACGCAGCGACAAAACGCGGGATTATTGTTTGTAACACGCCCGATGTGTTGACAGAAACGACCGCGGATTTAACATTCGCTTTGTTGTTAGCAACAGCAAGGAGACTAGTTGAAGCAACGGAGTTTATAAAAAAGGGAGAATGGAAGAGTTGGAGCCCGCTGTTACTTGCAGGGACAGATGTTCACCATAAAACGATTGGAATTGTCGGTATGGGGAAAATCGGGCAAGCTGTTGCACATCGAGCAAAAGGATTTCATATGCGCGTGTTATATTATAATCGTTCGCGAAATATTGAAGCGGAACGAACGCTTGGTGCAACGTATTGTTCGTTTGATGAGTTGCTTGAACAAGCGGATTTTGTCGTCTGTTTAACTCCTTTAACGAACGAAACGTATCAATTGTTTAATCGTGAAGCATTTATAAAAATGAAATCATCGGCTATTTTCATTAATGCAGGACGTGGAGCGGTTGTCGATGAAAAAGCGCTGTATGATGCATTAATTGATCGACAGATTGCCGCAGCAGGATTAGATGTATTTGTAGAAGAACCGATTCGTGCGGATCATCCACTTTTACAATTACCAAATGTTGTTACACTACCACATATCGGAAGTGCAACGAAGGAGACGCGCTACGCAATGATGCAACTATGTTGTCGCAACGTGATCGCTGTCTTAGAAGGGAGAGAACCTTATACTCCTGTGTAGAGCCAAAGGGCTCTTTTTTTATTTTTTTAGAAAATTTTTAAACATAAAGCGTTTTCATATGGTACGATAATGAAAATAAGGATTGTAAAAGAAATAGACATCCTCTATAATGTCTACTATAAAAAAACAAATGTTCATTACAGAAGAACAAGAGGTGGGGAAGATGGTAAAAAGCGTATCAGTTGGATTGTTAGGATTAGGAACGGTTGGTAGTGGGGTAGTTAAAATTATTAAAAATCATCAAGATAAATTGATGCACCAAATTGGTTGCCCTGTTGAAATAAAAAAAGTTGCGGTGCGTGATCGTGATAAAAAAAGAGATGTCGTTTTGCCAGAGGCAGTATTAACAACACATGTAGAAGAAGTGATTAACGACCCGGACATTGATGTTGTCATTGAAGTCATGGGAGGCATTGAAGAAACGCGCCAATATATATTACAAGCATTAAAAAATGGAAAGCATGTCGTTACAGCGAATAAAGATTTAATGGCATTATACGGTACAGAGTTGCTCTCCGTTGCATCTGAGTACGGTTGTGACTTATTTTATGAAGCAAGTGTAGCAGGAGGCATTCCAATTTTACGCAGCCTTGTGGACGGATTAGCTTCTGACCGCATTACGAAAATGATGGGGATTGTCAACGGAACGACGAATTACATTTTAACAAAAATGAGCAAATTTAATCGGCCGTATGAAGAAGTATTAGCGGAGGCGCAAGCGCTTGGTTATGCCGAAGCAGATCCGACGTCAGACGTAGAAGGACTAGATGCAGCACGGAAAATGGCCATTTTAGCTCGGCTTGGCTTTTCGATGAATATTGATTTACAAGATGTATACGTAAAAGGGATTACTGGCATTACGGAAGAAGATTTAAACTATAGCAAACGGCTCGGTTATACAATGAAATTAATCGGTATTGCCCATCGAGATGGCGAAAAAGTAGAAGTGAGTGTACAACCGACATTGCTACCAGAAACGCATCCACTTGCGTCTGTAAACGATGAATATAATGCAGTTTACGTTTATGGGGAAGCAGTTGGGGAGACGATGTTTTACGGTCCGGGGGCAGGAAGTTTGCCGACAGCAACGTCTGTTGTGTCCGATTTAGTTGCCGTCATGAAAAACATGCGTCTTGGGGTGAATGGAAGAAGTGCAGTTACTCCGCAATACGATAAGCAGTTAAAAGACGATAGCGAAATATACTCGAAATATTTTTTACGTATTCATGTGAAAGATCAAGTGGGGGCCTTTGCGAAAATTACATCACTCTTTTCAGAACGGGGAGTAAGTTTCGAGAAAATTTTACAACTTCCTTTAAAACAAAAAGATTTAGCTGAAATTGTACTCGTTACACATCAAGCGTCCTTAAAAGATTATCGTGATGTATTGCAGCAATTGCGTGATTTAGAAGTTGTCGAAGAAGTGAAAAGCTCGTATCGCGTAGAAGGGGAAGGTGCATTGTAATGTGGAAAGGGTTGTTACATCATTATCGTGACTATTTGCCAGTGACCGATCAAACGCCGCTGTTATCGTTAAATGAAGGAAATACGCCACTCATTCCGCTTATTCATTTGTCTGAAAAACTCGGTATCGAGTTATATGTTAAAACAGAGGGGGCAAACCCAACAGGATCGTTTAAAGATCGCGGAATGGTGATGGCTGTCGCTAAGGCAAAGGAAGAAGGAAGCGATACGATCATTTGTGCTTCGACAGGTAACACGTCCGCTGCGGCCGCGGCGTATGCTGCGAGGGCGAATATGCGTTGCATCATCGTCATTCCTGATGGGAAAATTGCGCTTGGGAAGTTGGCACAAGCGGTTATGTATGGAGCAGAAATTGTTGCGATTCAAGGAAATTTCGATCATGCGCTAAAAATGGTGCGCCGTTTGAGCGAGCTGGCTCCAGTCACGCTTGTTAATTCGGTCAATCCGTATCGCATCGAAGGGCAAAAAACCGCAGCGTTTGAAATTTGCGAACAACTCGGGCAGGCGCCAGATGTTCTTGCCATACCAGTCGGAAATGCAGGAAATATTACAGCGTATTGGAAAGGGTTCAAGCAATTTCATGAAAAGCATGGCACAAAATTACCAGAAATGCGCGGATTTGAAGCGGAAGGGGCGGCAGCGATTGTACGTAATAAAGTGATCGAAAATCCTGAAACGATTGCAACAGCAATTCGAATTGGTAACCCAGCGAGTTGGGAATATGCTGTTCAAGCTGCGAATGAATCAGGTGGAAAAATTGATGAAGTAACAGACGAACAAATTTTACATGCGTATCGTCTACTTGCACGCGAAGAAGGAATATTTGCAGAACCTGCTTCGTGCGCATCTGTTGCAGGTGTAATGAAGCAAGTAGAAAGCGGGGAAATTGCAAAAGGAAGCCGTGTTGTTGCCGTTCTTACAGGAAATGGGTTGAAAGATCCGAATGTAGCGATGGAAGCGATGAAAGTTCACCCGATCGTCTTGCCGAATGATGAGGAAGCGGTGTTTGCGCACATTCAAGGAGCTGTTCTTCAATGAATGATGGGGAGATGTTAAAAATTGTCGTTCCAGGAAGCACAGCCAACCTCGGTCCTGGCTTTGACTCGATCGGATTAGCGGTATCGTTACATTTAACATTGGAAGTCGTGCGTGCAGAATCGTGGGAATTTATCCCAAAAACAGATGAAGTAAAAAGCATTCCAACCGATGAAAGTAATTTAATTTATCAAGTAGCAAGTAAATTAGCAAGCGAGTATGGTGTAACGTTGCCGCCTTGTCACGTATTTGTCTCAAGCAATATTCCGTTTACTCGTGGGCTTGGTAGCAGTGCTGCAGCCATTGTGGCTGCTATTGAGTTGGCGAATGAGTTAGGATGTCTTTGTTTGTCGCAAGAAGAGAAAATGCGGGCAGCGAGCGTATACGAAGGGCATCCTGATAATGTTGGCGCCTCTTTGTATGGAGGGCTAGTGATCGGTAGTCATTTAAATGAACGCACACATGTTGTGAACATCCCACATATACCGATTGATTTAATAGCTGTCATCCCAGCGTATGAACTGGAAACAAAAAAATCGCGCACCGTTCTTCCGAGCGCATTTACGCGTGCGCAGGCGGTAGAAGCAAGCGCAATTAGTAATGTTCTTGTAGCTGCATTGCTTACACACAACTGGTCGCTTGTTGGTGAAATGATGGATGCAGATGTATTTCATCAACCATATCGGGAAAGTCTCGTGCCTGAATTGCAACATGTTCGTACGGTGGCGAAACGAAATGGCGCCTTTGGTGTTGCATTAAGCGGTGCTGGTCCGACGGTGCTATGTTTTGCGGAACGAGGGCAAGGAGAGAAAGTATATCATGCGTTGAAAGTGGCGTTTCCGTATAGCGATGTTCGGATGTTGTCAGTAGAGGAGACAGGTAGCTGTGTCTATAAAATGGCGTTAGAGAAATGAAAAGGGTGCCCAATCATTTTTGGGACACCCTTTTTACTTTTAGAACACTTGTTCAACTTCAACAACGCCAGGAACTTCTTCAAGCAATGCGCGCTCGATTCCGGCTTTTAACGTAATCGTTGAGCTTGGGCAGCTACCGCATGCGCCGAGAAGGCGAAGTTTAACAACGCCATCTTCTACATCAACTAATTCGCAATCTCCGCCGTCGCGAAGTAAAAATGGGCGAAGTTTATCTAATACTTCTTGCACTTGTTGTTTAATATCTTGATCTGCCATTTTCATCGACTCCTTTCACTAATTTTATTATAATCATCATGATGAAAAAAATCTATTCACGTTACTTAACTTTTTTCCAGGGGAGAAGATGAATGATGAT
It encodes:
- a CDS encoding threonine synthase is translated as MWKGLLHHYRDYLPVTDQTPLLSLNEGNTPLIPLIHLSEKLGIELYVKTEGANPTGSFKDRGMVMAVAKAKEEGSDTIICASTGNTSAAAAAYAARANMRCIIVIPDGKIALGKLAQAVMYGAEIVAIQGNFDHALKMVRRLSELAPVTLVNSVNPYRIEGQKTAAFEICEQLGQAPDVLAIPVGNAGNITAYWKGFKQFHEKHGTKLPEMRGFEAEGAAAIVRNKVIENPETIATAIRIGNPASWEYAVQAANESGGKIDEVTDEQILHAYRLLAREEGIFAEPASCASVAGVMKQVESGEIAKGSRVVAVLTGNGLKDPNVAMEAMKVHPIVLPNDEEAVFAHIQGAVLQ
- a CDS encoding D-glycerate dehydrogenase, with product MGRPYVFITRKLPDDIVAPLYDKYDVNMWPHEHLVVPRDILLQEANRAEALITMLSDRIDEELLKNSPHLRVVANVAVGYDNIDVNAATKRGIIVCNTPDVLTETTADLTFALLLATARRLVEATEFIKKGEWKSWSPLLLAGTDVHHKTIGIVGMGKIGQAVAHRAKGFHMRVLYYNRSRNIEAERTLGATYCSFDELLEQADFVVCLTPLTNETYQLFNREAFIKMKSSAIFINAGRGAVVDEKALYDALIDRQIAAAGLDVFVEEPIRADHPLLQLPNVVTLPHIGSATKETRYAMMQLCCRNVIAVLEGREPYTPV
- a CDS encoding homoserine dehydrogenase, with amino-acid sequence MVKSVSVGLLGLGTVGSGVVKIIKNHQDKLMHQIGCPVEIKKVAVRDRDKKRDVVLPEAVLTTHVEEVINDPDIDVVIEVMGGIEETRQYILQALKNGKHVVTANKDLMALYGTELLSVASEYGCDLFYEASVAGGIPILRSLVDGLASDRITKMMGIVNGTTNYILTKMSKFNRPYEEVLAEAQALGYAEADPTSDVEGLDAARKMAILARLGFSMNIDLQDVYVKGITGITEEDLNYSKRLGYTMKLIGIAHRDGEKVEVSVQPTLLPETHPLASVNDEYNAVYVYGEAVGETMFYGPGAGSLPTATSVVSDLVAVMKNMRLGVNGRSAVTPQYDKQLKDDSEIYSKYFLRIHVKDQVGAFAKITSLFSERGVSFEKILQLPLKQKDLAEIVLVTHQASLKDYRDVLQQLRDLEVVEEVKSSYRVEGEGAL
- a CDS encoding NifU family protein, coding for MADQDIKQQVQEVLDKLRPFLLRDGGDCELVDVEDGVVKLRLLGACGSCPSSTITLKAGIERALLEEVPGVVEVEQVF
- a CDS encoding homoserine kinase, yielding MNDGEMLKIVVPGSTANLGPGFDSIGLAVSLHLTLEVVRAESWEFIPKTDEVKSIPTDESNLIYQVASKLASEYGVTLPPCHVFVSSNIPFTRGLGSSAAAIVAAIELANELGCLCLSQEEKMRAASVYEGHPDNVGASLYGGLVIGSHLNERTHVVNIPHIPIDLIAVIPAYELETKKSRTVLPSAFTRAQAVEASAISNVLVAALLTHNWSLVGEMMDADVFHQPYRESLVPELQHVRTVAKRNGAFGVALSGAGPTVLCFAERGQGEKVYHALKVAFPYSDVRMLSVEETGSCVYKMALEK